In one window of Mycteria americana isolate JAX WOST 10 ecotype Jacksonville Zoo and Gardens chromosome 24, USCA_MyAme_1.0, whole genome shotgun sequence DNA:
- the GRIN3B gene encoding glutamate receptor ionotropic, NMDA 3B isoform X2 produces MAGLRALWLLAAALGAAGGHPQPCRVLARAGPAVRLGALLPPPAPARARLRAALLRAAGPGPRGGPGRSPGGGPGPGPGPGGPALPYNLSLEVVAGAPASRDPGSLARWLCGALVVRGVAAVLALPRSRRELLQLDFLAAALQIPFVSLLDTRGPLPFRAQERGGGTATTPVCRQSPFHFHMDRQSSLETLVDVLVSVLQANDWQETNLVLCHPWDVAGFLGLWARRSQLFLRTILDLGYLDEPGASRYLRQHGERFRALSSPVLVLGCDLRRARLVFQAAEELGLPPQEFHWMLGSPLSTSELQTKGLPLGLLAYGEVNRPPLELFIQDAVELVSRAIGSAARVRPDLALLQTMVNCNDRRRAGAESSGLFLSRFLANTSFHGRTGPVRMENATLVRPEQQYRVWSLRRDSRGEPTWVTVGTWQHGKLELEEGAWQSHRQRKSPGEGAGGARMRLRVVTLVEHPFVFTREADEDGSCPAGQLCLDPGTNDSAVLDALFEELGAKNGSVPRAYKKCCYGYCIDLLEKLAEDVPFDFELYIVGDGKYGAWKNGRWTGLVGDLLSGAAHMAVTSFSINSARSKVIDFTSPFFSTSLGILVRTKDTASPIGAFMWPLHWTMWVGIFVALHTTALFLTLYEWKSPYGMTPHGRNRMKIFSYSSALNLCYAILFGRTVSSKTPKCCTGRFLMNLWAIFCLLVLSSYTANLAAVMVGDKTFEELSGIHDPKGFRFGTVWESSAEEYIKKSFPEMHEHMRRYNVPATPAGVTMLKTEPPKLNAFIMDKSLLDYEVSIDSDCKLLTVGKPFAIEGYGIGLPQNSLLTSNVSEFISRYKSAGFIDLLHDKWYKMVPCGKRVFAVTETLQMGIYHFSGLFVLLCIGLSGSLLTSLGEHVFYRLVLPCIKRKKKFNYWLHTSQKIHRALNTGTEEQKSRRLSLEQRCDLQPRQVPGQPWSALRKEARRVRFQLDKAPPEGEGSLRHPGNGRALRPPDRAASESELRELEEKIQEMRDQLRAALVRKSELVAVLGTAKSGRVLPTPPATEEPQERHMPARPSPLQDSSDEEEEEEEGE; encoded by the exons atggcggggctgcgggcgctctggctgctggcggcggcgctgggcgcggcgggggggcacCCGCAGCCCTGCCGCGTCCtggcccgggccggccccgccgtgcgcctcggggcgctgctgccgccccccgcccccgcccgcgcccggctccgcgccgcgctGCTGcgagccgccggccccggcccccggggcggccccgggaggaGCCCCGGagggggccccggccccggccccggccccggggggccggcgCTGCCCTACAACCTCAGCCTGGAGGTGGTGGCGGGAGCCCCGGCGTCGCGGGACCCGGGCTCGCTGGCGCGGTGGCTCTGCGGGGCGCTGGTGGTGCGCGGCGTGGCCGCCGTCCtggcgctgccccgctcccgccgggaGCTGCTCCAGCTCGACTTCCTCGCCGCCGCCCTCCAGATCCCCTTCGTCAGCCTCCTCGACACCCGCGGGCCCCTGCCCTTCCGAGCGCAG gagcggggcggggggacagccACAACCCCTGTCTGTCGGCAGAGCCCTTTCCACTTCCACATGGACCGGCAGAGCTCGCTGGAGACGCTGGTGGACGTGCTGGTGAGCGTCCTGCAGGCCAATGACTGGCAGGAGACCAACCTGGTGCTCTGCCACCCCTGGGACGTCGCCGGCTTCCTCGGCCTCTGGGCCCGCCGCTCCCAGCTCTTCCTCCGCACCATCCTGGACCTCGGCTACCTGGACGAGCCCGGGGCCAGCCGCTACCTCCGGCAGCACGGGGAACGCTTCAGGGCCCTCTCCAGCCCCGTGCTGGTGCTCGGCTGTGACCTGCGGCGCGCTCGGCTCGTCTTCCAGGCGGCCGAGGAGTTGGGGCTGCCGCCGCAGGAGTTTCACTGGATGCTGGGCTCCCCGCTCAGCACCAGCGAGCTGCAGACCAAGGGGctgcccctggggctgctggcctACGGGGAGGTCAACCGGCCGCCGCTGGAGCTCTTCATCCAGGACGCAGTGGAGCTGGTGTCCCGGGCCATCGGCAGCGCCGCCCGCGTCCGCCCCGACCTGGCTCTCCTGCAGACGATGGTGAACTGCAATGAcaggcgccgggcgggtgccgagTCCTCGGGGCTCTTCCTCTCCCG gtTCCTGGCCAACACGTCCTTCCACGGCCGGACGGGGCCCGTGCGCATGGAGAACGCGACGCTGGTGCGCCCGGAGCAGCAGTACCGCGTCTGGAGCCTGCGGCGGGACTCGCGGGGCGAGCCCACCTGGGTGacggtgggcacctggcagcacggcaagctggagctggaggagggcgCGTGGCAGAGCCACCGCCAGCGCAAGAGCCCtggcgagggggccgggggggcccgcaTGAGGCTGCGGGTGGTGACGCTGGTGGAGCACCCCTTCGTCTTCACCAGGGAGGCGGATGAGGACGGGAGCTGCCCGGCTGGGCAGCTTTGCCTGGACCCCGGCACCAACGACTCGGCCGTGCTGGACGCCCTCTTCGAGGAGCTCGGCGCCAAGAACGGCTCGGTGCCGCGGGCGTACAAGAAGTGCTGCTACGGGTACTGCATCGACCTGCTGGAGAAGCTGGCCGAGGACGTGCCCTTCGACTTTGAGCTCTACATTGTGGGCGATGGGAAATACGGGGCCTGGAAGAACGGGCGCTGGacggggctggtgggggaccTGCTCAGCGGCGCGGCCCACATGGCCGTCACCTCCTTCAGCATCAACTCGGCGCGGAGCAAAGTCATTGACTTCACCAGCCCCTTCTTCTCCACCAGCCTGGGCATCCTGGTGAGGACCAAGGACACGGCCTCGCCTATCGGGGCCTTCATGTGGCCCTTGCACTGGACCATGTGGGTGGGCATCTTCGTGGCCCTGCACACGACGGCACTCTTCCTCACCCTGTACGAATGGAAGAGCCCCTACGGCATGACCCCCCACGGCCGCAACCGCATGAAGATCTTCTCCTACTCCTCAGCCCTCAACCTCTGCTACGCCATCCTCTTTGGGCGCACCGTGTCCAGCAAGACGCCCAAGTGCTGCACCGGCCGCTTCCTCATGAACCTCTGGGCCATCTTCTGCCTCCTGGTGCTCTCCAGCTACACGGCCAACCTCGCGGCCGTCATGGTGGGGGACAAGACCTTCGAGGAGCTCTCAGGCATCCACGACCCAAAG GGCTTCCGCTTCGGCACGGTGTGGGAGAGCAGCGCTGAGGAGTACATCAAGAAGAGCTTCCCCGAGATGCACGAGCACATGCGACGCTACAACGTCCCCGCCACCCCCGCCGGCGTCACCATGCTCAA GACGGAGCCCCCCAAGCTGAACGCCTTCATCATGGACAAGTCGCTGCTGGACTACGAGGTCTCCATCGACTCCGACTGCAAACTGCTCACCGTGGGCAAACCCTTCGCCATCGAAG GCTACGGCATTGGCCTCCCCCAGAACTCGCTGCTGACCTCCAACGTCTCCGAGTTCATCAGCCGCTACAAGTCGGCCGGGTTCATCGACCTCCTGCACGACAAGTGGTACAAGATGGTGCCCTGCGGCAAGCGGGTCTTCGCGGTCACAGAG ACCCTGCAGatgggcatctaccacttctcggGGCTCTTCGTGCTGCTCTGCATCGGGCTCAGCGGCTCGCTGCTCACCTCGCTGGGCGAGCACGTCTTCTACCGCCTCGTCCTGCCCTGCATCAAGCGCAAGAAGAAATTCAACTACTGGCTGCACACGAGCCAG AAAATCCACCGGGCTCTGAACACGGGCACGGAGGAGCAGAAAAGCCGGCGGCTGAGCTTGGAGCAGAG gTGCGACCTCCAGCCGAGGCAGGTGCCGGGGCAGCCCTGGAGCGCCCTGCGGAAGGAAGCGCGGCGGGTGCGCTTCCAGCTGGACAAAGCCCCACCCGAGGGCGAGGGGTCCCTGCGGCACCCCGGGAACGGGCGGGCGCTGCGGCCGCCGGACAGGGCGGCCAGCGAGAGCGAGCTccgggagctggaggagaagatCCAGGAGATGCGGGACCAGCTGCGCGCAGCCCTGGTGAGGAAGAGCGAGCTGGTGGCCGTGCTGGGCACAGCGAAGAGCGGCCGGGTGCTGCCCACCCCGCCGGCCACGGAGGAGCCCCAGGAGAG GCACAtgccagcccggcccagcccactGCAGGACAGCagtgatgaggaggaggaggaggaggaaggtgagtAG
- the GRIN3B gene encoding glutamate receptor ionotropic, NMDA 3B isoform X1 — translation MAGLRALWLLAAALGAAGGHPQPCRVLARAGPAVRLGALLPPPAPARARLRAALLRAAGPGPRGGPGRSPGGGPGPGPGPGGPALPYNLSLEVVAGAPASRDPGSLARWLCGALVVRGVAAVLALPRSRRELLQLDFLAAALQIPFVSLLDTRGPLPFRAQERGGGTATTPVCRQSPFHFHMDRQSSLETLVDVLVSVLQANDWQETNLVLCHPWDVAGFLGLWARRSQLFLRTILDLGYLDEPGASRYLRQHGERFRALSSPVLVLGCDLRRARLVFQAAEELGLPPQEFHWMLGSPLSTSELQTKGLPLGLLAYGEVNRPPLELFIQDAVELVSRAIGSAARVRPDLALLQTMVNCNDRRRAGAESSGLFLSRFLANTSFHGRTGPVRMENATLVRPEQQYRVWSLRRDSRGEPTWVTVGTWQHGKLELEEGAWQSHRQRKSPGEGAGGARMRLRVVTLVEHPFVFTREADEDGSCPAGQLCLDPGTNDSAVLDALFEELGAKNGSVPRAYKKCCYGYCIDLLEKLAEDVPFDFELYIVGDGKYGAWKNGRWTGLVGDLLSGAAHMAVTSFSINSARSKVIDFTSPFFSTSLGILVRTKDTASPIGAFMWPLHWTMWVGIFVALHTTALFLTLYEWKSPYGMTPHGRNRMKIFSYSSALNLCYAILFGRTVSSKTPKCCTGRFLMNLWAIFCLLVLSSYTANLAAVMVGDKTFEELSGIHDPKLHHPSQGFRFGTVWESSAEEYIKKSFPEMHEHMRRYNVPATPAGVTMLKTEPPKLNAFIMDKSLLDYEVSIDSDCKLLTVGKPFAIEGYGIGLPQNSLLTSNVSEFISRYKSAGFIDLLHDKWYKMVPCGKRVFAVTETLQMGIYHFSGLFVLLCIGLSGSLLTSLGEHVFYRLVLPCIKRKKKFNYWLHTSQKIHRALNTGTEEQKSRRLSLEQRCDLQPRQVPGQPWSALRKEARRVRFQLDKAPPEGEGSLRHPGNGRALRPPDRAASESELRELEEKIQEMRDQLRAALVRKSELVAVLGTAKSGRVLPTPPATEEPQERHMPARPSPLQDSSDEEEEEEEGE, via the exons atggcggggctgcgggcgctctggctgctggcggcggcgctgggcgcggcgggggggcacCCGCAGCCCTGCCGCGTCCtggcccgggccggccccgccgtgcgcctcggggcgctgctgccgccccccgcccccgcccgcgcccggctccgcgccgcgctGCTGcgagccgccggccccggcccccggggcggccccgggaggaGCCCCGGagggggccccggccccggccccggccccggggggccggcgCTGCCCTACAACCTCAGCCTGGAGGTGGTGGCGGGAGCCCCGGCGTCGCGGGACCCGGGCTCGCTGGCGCGGTGGCTCTGCGGGGCGCTGGTGGTGCGCGGCGTGGCCGCCGTCCtggcgctgccccgctcccgccgggaGCTGCTCCAGCTCGACTTCCTCGCCGCCGCCCTCCAGATCCCCTTCGTCAGCCTCCTCGACACCCGCGGGCCCCTGCCCTTCCGAGCGCAG gagcggggcggggggacagccACAACCCCTGTCTGTCGGCAGAGCCCTTTCCACTTCCACATGGACCGGCAGAGCTCGCTGGAGACGCTGGTGGACGTGCTGGTGAGCGTCCTGCAGGCCAATGACTGGCAGGAGACCAACCTGGTGCTCTGCCACCCCTGGGACGTCGCCGGCTTCCTCGGCCTCTGGGCCCGCCGCTCCCAGCTCTTCCTCCGCACCATCCTGGACCTCGGCTACCTGGACGAGCCCGGGGCCAGCCGCTACCTCCGGCAGCACGGGGAACGCTTCAGGGCCCTCTCCAGCCCCGTGCTGGTGCTCGGCTGTGACCTGCGGCGCGCTCGGCTCGTCTTCCAGGCGGCCGAGGAGTTGGGGCTGCCGCCGCAGGAGTTTCACTGGATGCTGGGCTCCCCGCTCAGCACCAGCGAGCTGCAGACCAAGGGGctgcccctggggctgctggcctACGGGGAGGTCAACCGGCCGCCGCTGGAGCTCTTCATCCAGGACGCAGTGGAGCTGGTGTCCCGGGCCATCGGCAGCGCCGCCCGCGTCCGCCCCGACCTGGCTCTCCTGCAGACGATGGTGAACTGCAATGAcaggcgccgggcgggtgccgagTCCTCGGGGCTCTTCCTCTCCCG gtTCCTGGCCAACACGTCCTTCCACGGCCGGACGGGGCCCGTGCGCATGGAGAACGCGACGCTGGTGCGCCCGGAGCAGCAGTACCGCGTCTGGAGCCTGCGGCGGGACTCGCGGGGCGAGCCCACCTGGGTGacggtgggcacctggcagcacggcaagctggagctggaggagggcgCGTGGCAGAGCCACCGCCAGCGCAAGAGCCCtggcgagggggccgggggggcccgcaTGAGGCTGCGGGTGGTGACGCTGGTGGAGCACCCCTTCGTCTTCACCAGGGAGGCGGATGAGGACGGGAGCTGCCCGGCTGGGCAGCTTTGCCTGGACCCCGGCACCAACGACTCGGCCGTGCTGGACGCCCTCTTCGAGGAGCTCGGCGCCAAGAACGGCTCGGTGCCGCGGGCGTACAAGAAGTGCTGCTACGGGTACTGCATCGACCTGCTGGAGAAGCTGGCCGAGGACGTGCCCTTCGACTTTGAGCTCTACATTGTGGGCGATGGGAAATACGGGGCCTGGAAGAACGGGCGCTGGacggggctggtgggggaccTGCTCAGCGGCGCGGCCCACATGGCCGTCACCTCCTTCAGCATCAACTCGGCGCGGAGCAAAGTCATTGACTTCACCAGCCCCTTCTTCTCCACCAGCCTGGGCATCCTGGTGAGGACCAAGGACACGGCCTCGCCTATCGGGGCCTTCATGTGGCCCTTGCACTGGACCATGTGGGTGGGCATCTTCGTGGCCCTGCACACGACGGCACTCTTCCTCACCCTGTACGAATGGAAGAGCCCCTACGGCATGACCCCCCACGGCCGCAACCGCATGAAGATCTTCTCCTACTCCTCAGCCCTCAACCTCTGCTACGCCATCCTCTTTGGGCGCACCGTGTCCAGCAAGACGCCCAAGTGCTGCACCGGCCGCTTCCTCATGAACCTCTGGGCCATCTTCTGCCTCCTGGTGCTCTCCAGCTACACGGCCAACCTCGCGGCCGTCATGGTGGGGGACAAGACCTTCGAGGAGCTCTCAGGCATCCACGACCCAAAG CTGCATCACCCCTCGCAGGGCTTCCGCTTCGGCACGGTGTGGGAGAGCAGCGCTGAGGAGTACATCAAGAAGAGCTTCCCCGAGATGCACGAGCACATGCGACGCTACAACGTCCCCGCCACCCCCGCCGGCGTCACCATGCTCAA GACGGAGCCCCCCAAGCTGAACGCCTTCATCATGGACAAGTCGCTGCTGGACTACGAGGTCTCCATCGACTCCGACTGCAAACTGCTCACCGTGGGCAAACCCTTCGCCATCGAAG GCTACGGCATTGGCCTCCCCCAGAACTCGCTGCTGACCTCCAACGTCTCCGAGTTCATCAGCCGCTACAAGTCGGCCGGGTTCATCGACCTCCTGCACGACAAGTGGTACAAGATGGTGCCCTGCGGCAAGCGGGTCTTCGCGGTCACAGAG ACCCTGCAGatgggcatctaccacttctcggGGCTCTTCGTGCTGCTCTGCATCGGGCTCAGCGGCTCGCTGCTCACCTCGCTGGGCGAGCACGTCTTCTACCGCCTCGTCCTGCCCTGCATCAAGCGCAAGAAGAAATTCAACTACTGGCTGCACACGAGCCAG AAAATCCACCGGGCTCTGAACACGGGCACGGAGGAGCAGAAAAGCCGGCGGCTGAGCTTGGAGCAGAG gTGCGACCTCCAGCCGAGGCAGGTGCCGGGGCAGCCCTGGAGCGCCCTGCGGAAGGAAGCGCGGCGGGTGCGCTTCCAGCTGGACAAAGCCCCACCCGAGGGCGAGGGGTCCCTGCGGCACCCCGGGAACGGGCGGGCGCTGCGGCCGCCGGACAGGGCGGCCAGCGAGAGCGAGCTccgggagctggaggagaagatCCAGGAGATGCGGGACCAGCTGCGCGCAGCCCTGGTGAGGAAGAGCGAGCTGGTGGCCGTGCTGGGCACAGCGAAGAGCGGCCGGGTGCTGCCCACCCCGCCGGCCACGGAGGAGCCCCAGGAGAG GCACAtgccagcccggcccagcccactGCAGGACAGCagtgatgaggaggaggaggaggaggaaggtgagtAG
- the GRIN3B gene encoding glutamate receptor ionotropic, NMDA 3B isoform X3, whose amino-acid sequence MAGLRALWLLAAALGAAGGHPQPCRVLARAGPAVRLGALLPPPAPARARLRAALLRAAGPGPRGGPGRSPGGGPGPGPGPGGPALPYNLSLEVVAGAPASRDPGSLARWLCGALVVRGVAAVLALPRSRRELLQLDFLAAALQIPFVSLLDTRGPLPFRAQSPFHFHMDRQSSLETLVDVLVSVLQANDWQETNLVLCHPWDVAGFLGLWARRSQLFLRTILDLGYLDEPGASRYLRQHGERFRALSSPVLVLGCDLRRARLVFQAAEELGLPPQEFHWMLGSPLSTSELQTKGLPLGLLAYGEVNRPPLELFIQDAVELVSRAIGSAARVRPDLALLQTMVNCNDRRRAGAESSGLFLSRFLANTSFHGRTGPVRMENATLVRPEQQYRVWSLRRDSRGEPTWVTVGTWQHGKLELEEGAWQSHRQRKSPGEGAGGARMRLRVVTLVEHPFVFTREADEDGSCPAGQLCLDPGTNDSAVLDALFEELGAKNGSVPRAYKKCCYGYCIDLLEKLAEDVPFDFELYIVGDGKYGAWKNGRWTGLVGDLLSGAAHMAVTSFSINSARSKVIDFTSPFFSTSLGILVRTKDTASPIGAFMWPLHWTMWVGIFVALHTTALFLTLYEWKSPYGMTPHGRNRMKIFSYSSALNLCYAILFGRTVSSKTPKCCTGRFLMNLWAIFCLLVLSSYTANLAAVMVGDKTFEELSGIHDPKLHHPSQGFRFGTVWESSAEEYIKKSFPEMHEHMRRYNVPATPAGVTMLKTEPPKLNAFIMDKSLLDYEVSIDSDCKLLTVGKPFAIEGYGIGLPQNSLLTSNVSEFISRYKSAGFIDLLHDKWYKMVPCGKRVFAVTETLQMGIYHFSGLFVLLCIGLSGSLLTSLGEHVFYRLVLPCIKRKKKFNYWLHTSQKIHRALNTGTEEQKSRRLSLEQRCDLQPRQVPGQPWSALRKEARRVRFQLDKAPPEGEGSLRHPGNGRALRPPDRAASESELRELEEKIQEMRDQLRAALVRKSELVAVLGTAKSGRVLPTPPATEEPQERHMPARPSPLQDSSDEEEEEEEGE is encoded by the exons atggcggggctgcgggcgctctggctgctggcggcggcgctgggcgcggcgggggggcacCCGCAGCCCTGCCGCGTCCtggcccgggccggccccgccgtgcgcctcggggcgctgctgccgccccccgcccccgcccgcgcccggctccgcgccgcgctGCTGcgagccgccggccccggcccccggggcggccccgggaggaGCCCCGGagggggccccggccccggccccggccccggggggccggcgCTGCCCTACAACCTCAGCCTGGAGGTGGTGGCGGGAGCCCCGGCGTCGCGGGACCCGGGCTCGCTGGCGCGGTGGCTCTGCGGGGCGCTGGTGGTGCGCGGCGTGGCCGCCGTCCtggcgctgccccgctcccgccgggaGCTGCTCCAGCTCGACTTCCTCGCCGCCGCCCTCCAGATCCCCTTCGTCAGCCTCCTCGACACCCGCGGGCCCCTGCCCTTCCGAGCGCAG AGCCCTTTCCACTTCCACATGGACCGGCAGAGCTCGCTGGAGACGCTGGTGGACGTGCTGGTGAGCGTCCTGCAGGCCAATGACTGGCAGGAGACCAACCTGGTGCTCTGCCACCCCTGGGACGTCGCCGGCTTCCTCGGCCTCTGGGCCCGCCGCTCCCAGCTCTTCCTCCGCACCATCCTGGACCTCGGCTACCTGGACGAGCCCGGGGCCAGCCGCTACCTCCGGCAGCACGGGGAACGCTTCAGGGCCCTCTCCAGCCCCGTGCTGGTGCTCGGCTGTGACCTGCGGCGCGCTCGGCTCGTCTTCCAGGCGGCCGAGGAGTTGGGGCTGCCGCCGCAGGAGTTTCACTGGATGCTGGGCTCCCCGCTCAGCACCAGCGAGCTGCAGACCAAGGGGctgcccctggggctgctggcctACGGGGAGGTCAACCGGCCGCCGCTGGAGCTCTTCATCCAGGACGCAGTGGAGCTGGTGTCCCGGGCCATCGGCAGCGCCGCCCGCGTCCGCCCCGACCTGGCTCTCCTGCAGACGATGGTGAACTGCAATGAcaggcgccgggcgggtgccgagTCCTCGGGGCTCTTCCTCTCCCG gtTCCTGGCCAACACGTCCTTCCACGGCCGGACGGGGCCCGTGCGCATGGAGAACGCGACGCTGGTGCGCCCGGAGCAGCAGTACCGCGTCTGGAGCCTGCGGCGGGACTCGCGGGGCGAGCCCACCTGGGTGacggtgggcacctggcagcacggcaagctggagctggaggagggcgCGTGGCAGAGCCACCGCCAGCGCAAGAGCCCtggcgagggggccgggggggcccgcaTGAGGCTGCGGGTGGTGACGCTGGTGGAGCACCCCTTCGTCTTCACCAGGGAGGCGGATGAGGACGGGAGCTGCCCGGCTGGGCAGCTTTGCCTGGACCCCGGCACCAACGACTCGGCCGTGCTGGACGCCCTCTTCGAGGAGCTCGGCGCCAAGAACGGCTCGGTGCCGCGGGCGTACAAGAAGTGCTGCTACGGGTACTGCATCGACCTGCTGGAGAAGCTGGCCGAGGACGTGCCCTTCGACTTTGAGCTCTACATTGTGGGCGATGGGAAATACGGGGCCTGGAAGAACGGGCGCTGGacggggctggtgggggaccTGCTCAGCGGCGCGGCCCACATGGCCGTCACCTCCTTCAGCATCAACTCGGCGCGGAGCAAAGTCATTGACTTCACCAGCCCCTTCTTCTCCACCAGCCTGGGCATCCTGGTGAGGACCAAGGACACGGCCTCGCCTATCGGGGCCTTCATGTGGCCCTTGCACTGGACCATGTGGGTGGGCATCTTCGTGGCCCTGCACACGACGGCACTCTTCCTCACCCTGTACGAATGGAAGAGCCCCTACGGCATGACCCCCCACGGCCGCAACCGCATGAAGATCTTCTCCTACTCCTCAGCCCTCAACCTCTGCTACGCCATCCTCTTTGGGCGCACCGTGTCCAGCAAGACGCCCAAGTGCTGCACCGGCCGCTTCCTCATGAACCTCTGGGCCATCTTCTGCCTCCTGGTGCTCTCCAGCTACACGGCCAACCTCGCGGCCGTCATGGTGGGGGACAAGACCTTCGAGGAGCTCTCAGGCATCCACGACCCAAAG CTGCATCACCCCTCGCAGGGCTTCCGCTTCGGCACGGTGTGGGAGAGCAGCGCTGAGGAGTACATCAAGAAGAGCTTCCCCGAGATGCACGAGCACATGCGACGCTACAACGTCCCCGCCACCCCCGCCGGCGTCACCATGCTCAA GACGGAGCCCCCCAAGCTGAACGCCTTCATCATGGACAAGTCGCTGCTGGACTACGAGGTCTCCATCGACTCCGACTGCAAACTGCTCACCGTGGGCAAACCCTTCGCCATCGAAG GCTACGGCATTGGCCTCCCCCAGAACTCGCTGCTGACCTCCAACGTCTCCGAGTTCATCAGCCGCTACAAGTCGGCCGGGTTCATCGACCTCCTGCACGACAAGTGGTACAAGATGGTGCCCTGCGGCAAGCGGGTCTTCGCGGTCACAGAG ACCCTGCAGatgggcatctaccacttctcggGGCTCTTCGTGCTGCTCTGCATCGGGCTCAGCGGCTCGCTGCTCACCTCGCTGGGCGAGCACGTCTTCTACCGCCTCGTCCTGCCCTGCATCAAGCGCAAGAAGAAATTCAACTACTGGCTGCACACGAGCCAG AAAATCCACCGGGCTCTGAACACGGGCACGGAGGAGCAGAAAAGCCGGCGGCTGAGCTTGGAGCAGAG gTGCGACCTCCAGCCGAGGCAGGTGCCGGGGCAGCCCTGGAGCGCCCTGCGGAAGGAAGCGCGGCGGGTGCGCTTCCAGCTGGACAAAGCCCCACCCGAGGGCGAGGGGTCCCTGCGGCACCCCGGGAACGGGCGGGCGCTGCGGCCGCCGGACAGGGCGGCCAGCGAGAGCGAGCTccgggagctggaggagaagatCCAGGAGATGCGGGACCAGCTGCGCGCAGCCCTGGTGAGGAAGAGCGAGCTGGTGGCCGTGCTGGGCACAGCGAAGAGCGGCCGGGTGCTGCCCACCCCGCCGGCCACGGAGGAGCCCCAGGAGAG GCACAtgccagcccggcccagcccactGCAGGACAGCagtgatgaggaggaggaggaggaggaaggtgagtAG